One Thiocapsa bogorovii DNA segment encodes these proteins:
- a CDS encoding DUF3368 domain-containing protein, whose product MRLVTNASPLIFLAKIELLPMLQSCFLQVLAPPAVVAETRLDLPGFIECRGLSEIGDAFVRGAIGTLHRGEVEAIVLAREQGIDLVAIDDKAARSRASQMGLRPIGTLGLIVLAHRLGHLDASTAMTKVDELVDIHGLYLSSHVRRQIRSQLGGSFPETVTR is encoded by the coding sequence GTGAGACTCGTCACCAATGCCAGTCCTCTGATCTTCCTCGCGAAGATTGAGTTGCTTCCGATGCTGCAGAGCTGCTTCTTGCAGGTTCTCGCACCACCGGCGGTGGTGGCCGAGACCAGATTGGATCTGCCCGGCTTCATCGAATGCCGGGGATTATCCGAGATCGGGGATGCGTTCGTTCGAGGCGCGATCGGCACCCTGCATCGGGGGGAGGTCGAAGCCATCGTCCTGGCACGCGAGCAGGGCATCGATCTCGTTGCCATCGACGACAAAGCCGCCAGGAGCAGAGCCAGTCAGATGGGCCTGAGGCCAATCGGCACCCTTGGACTGATCGTTTTGGCCCACCGCCTGGGCCACCTCGACGCATCGACCGCCATGACCAAGGTCGATGAGCTTGTGGACATCCACGGACTCTATCTCTCGAGCCACGTTCGCCGGCAAATCCGCAGCCAGCTCGGCGGATCATTCCCGGAAACGGTCACGCGCTGA
- the tnpC gene encoding IS66 family transposase, whose amino-acid sequence MDGPLQRLPNDPEMLHGIIGRLSDQLAQSERERAEQSLQLEQHSNTLQQQTRRIDQLLEYIELLRRKRFGRSADRIPESQLGLFDETELEALIAELEAELPADTAPPATPAEDTLAPPKGKPVRRPLPSHLPRVERILDLPEAEKAAMGEDWVLIGYDSSEQLAVIPRQTYVIEYKRAKYVARNEDVPGAEVGVKIAPRPAQIIPKSIAHSSLLASIVTAKFVDALPLYRQETIFAREGIALGRQTMAGLLIQLQVPLQPVAAALKDLLRRGAVVHIDETPVQVLREPGRENTQDSYMWVFCGGPPGTPVRWFEYAPSRAAEVPRRVLFASDVDPPPLPLYLQSDGYGAYGVLAAAPGVIGHAGCWAHVRRKFVDAANGRNAGAAQQMVALIGELYAVERRLRDADPQTRLRGRSEHSRAILMRIRRWLDRTATRVLPKSLLGEAIAYALGQWPILITFLEDGHLEIDNNIAENAIRPFVVGRKNWLFAGSPKGAETSALLFSLIETAKANGLEPWAYLNHLFEHLPGAKSPEAVAALLPHNLKMDDLKREGSIR is encoded by the coding sequence ATGGACGGCCCGCTTCAAAGACTTCCGAATGACCCCGAGATGCTCCACGGGATCATTGGCCGGTTAAGCGATCAACTGGCGCAATCCGAACGCGAGCGAGCCGAACAGTCGCTGCAGTTGGAACAGCACTCCAATACCCTGCAACAGCAGACCCGGCGTATTGACCAGTTGCTCGAGTACATCGAGCTGTTGCGGCGCAAGCGCTTCGGCCGCAGTGCCGATCGCATCCCCGAGAGTCAGCTCGGGCTGTTTGACGAGACCGAGCTCGAGGCGCTGATCGCCGAACTGGAAGCCGAGCTGCCGGCCGACACCGCGCCGCCGGCGACACCCGCCGAAGACACCCTCGCGCCGCCCAAGGGCAAGCCGGTGCGCCGGCCGCTGCCGAGCCATCTGCCGCGGGTCGAGCGTATCCTGGATCTGCCCGAGGCGGAGAAAGCCGCCATGGGCGAGGATTGGGTCTTGATCGGCTACGACAGCTCCGAGCAACTGGCGGTCATCCCCCGCCAGACCTACGTCATCGAATACAAGCGCGCCAAATACGTTGCCCGTAACGAAGATGTGCCGGGCGCGGAGGTCGGGGTGAAGATCGCCCCGCGTCCGGCGCAGATCATCCCCAAATCCATCGCCCACAGCTCATTGCTGGCCTCCATCGTGACGGCCAAGTTCGTCGATGCCCTGCCGCTGTATCGTCAGGAGACGATCTTCGCGCGCGAGGGCATCGCGCTCGGGCGCCAAACCATGGCGGGCTTGCTCATCCAACTGCAGGTTCCGCTGCAACCCGTCGCCGCGGCGCTGAAAGACCTGCTGCGCCGGGGAGCGGTGGTGCATATCGACGAGACGCCGGTGCAGGTCCTGCGCGAGCCCGGACGCGAGAACACGCAAGACTCCTACATGTGGGTGTTTTGCGGCGGGCCGCCGGGCACACCGGTGCGCTGGTTCGAGTATGCCCCGAGCCGGGCCGCGGAAGTCCCTCGTCGGGTGCTGTTCGCGAGCGACGTCGATCCGCCGCCGCTGCCGTTGTATCTGCAATCCGACGGCTACGGCGCCTATGGTGTCCTCGCCGCTGCGCCCGGAGTCATCGGCCATGCCGGGTGCTGGGCGCACGTGCGACGCAAGTTCGTCGATGCCGCCAACGGGCGCAACGCCGGTGCCGCGCAGCAGATGGTGGCCCTGATCGGGGAGCTCTATGCGGTGGAGCGGCGCCTGCGCGACGCCGATCCCCAGACCCGGCTGCGCGGGCGTAGCGAGCACAGTCGAGCGATCCTCATGCGCATCCGCCGGTGGCTGGATCGCACCGCCACCCGCGTGCTTCCCAAAAGCCTGCTCGGCGAAGCCATCGCCTATGCCCTCGGCCAATGGCCGATCCTCATCACCTTTCTCGAGGACGGGCACCTGGAGATCGACAACAACATCGCCGAAAACGCCATCCGGCCCTTTGTGGTCGGGAGAAAGAACTGGCTCTTCGCCGGCAGTCCCAAGGGCGCCGAAACCAGCGCGCTGCTCTTCAGCCTGATCGAAACCGCCAAGGCCAATGGCCTGGAGCCTTGGGCCTACCTCAACCACCTCTTCGAGCACCTGCCCGGTGCCAAGTCCCCCGAGGCGGTCGCGGCGCTGCTGCCGCACAATCTGAAAATGGACGACCTCAAAAGGGAAGGGTCAATCCGGTAG
- the tnpB gene encoding IS66 family insertion sequence element accessory protein TnpB (TnpB, as the term is used for proteins encoded by IS66 family insertion elements, is considered an accessory protein, since TnpC, encoded by a neighboring gene, is a DDE family transposase.) yields MIGFGARTQVYLAAGATDMRKQIDGLAALVVDVLQADPFSDHLFVFCNRSRDKLKILYWHNNGFWLWYRRLERERFWWPAPQSVTPVMLSIRELGWLLEGLDPRRVKAHRRAEFDLL; encoded by the coding sequence ATGATCGGCTTCGGCGCACGCACGCAGGTGTATCTGGCTGCAGGGGCCACGGACATGCGCAAACAAATCGACGGTCTTGCGGCCTTGGTGGTCGATGTGCTGCAGGCCGATCCGTTCTCGGATCATCTGTTCGTCTTCTGTAATCGCAGCCGCGACAAGCTCAAGATTCTCTATTGGCACAACAACGGCTTTTGGCTGTGGTATCGGCGTTTGGAGCGCGAGCGGTTTTGGTGGCCGGCGCCGCAGAGCGTCACACCGGTCATGCTCTCGATCCGCGAATTGGGCTGGTTGCTCGAAGGGCTCGATCCGCGCCGTGTCAAAGCCCATCGGCGGGCTGAATTCGACCTGCTTTAA
- the tnpA gene encoding IS66 family insertion sequence element accessory protein TnpA: MAEKRRSREQWRELVRGWPGSGLTQAQYCEHHGISTGSLSRWRAVFGREHQAGGGPARSRAEAPLCLLPVQFSEALEPARRDRVLTVVFGDGVRLEVPPGCDGATLARVVDVLAQRTTA; the protein is encoded by the coding sequence ATGGCAGAGAAGCGGCGCAGTCGCGAGCAGTGGCGGGAGTTGGTCCGGGGCTGGCCGGGCAGTGGTCTGACGCAGGCACAGTACTGCGAACACCACGGCATTTCCACCGGGAGTCTGTCGCGGTGGCGGGCCGTCTTCGGCCGGGAGCACCAAGCGGGCGGCGGCCCGGCGCGATCCCGCGCCGAGGCGCCGTTATGCTTGCTGCCGGTGCAATTCAGTGAAGCCCTCGAGCCGGCGCGCCGTGATCGGGTGCTGACCGTCGTCTTCGGTGACGGCGTGCGCCTGGAGGTCCCGCCCGGATGCGATGGCGCCACACTCGCGCGGGTGGTGGATGTGCTCGCGCAGCGCACGACGGCATGA
- a CDS encoding type II toxin-antitoxin system VapC family toxin, which translates to MRLLPDAHALLWWLDGDAKLSPAARTAIGNEAHPVWVSAATAWEIATKVRIGKLPEAVEVAARLPEILSDQVFIPLAISVEHARKAGLLQHAHRDPFDRMLIAQAQVEGMTLVSNETLFDSFKVQRLW; encoded by the coding sequence ATGCGCTTGTTGCCCGATGCGCATGCCCTGCTGTGGTGGCTCGATGGAGATGCCAAACTGTCTCCGGCCGCGCGTACCGCGATCGGAAACGAGGCGCATCCTGTTTGGGTGAGCGCGGCGACGGCTTGGGAAATTGCCACCAAGGTTCGGATCGGCAAGCTGCCTGAAGCCGTCGAGGTGGCCGCGCGGCTTCCCGAGATCCTGTCCGATCAAGTCTTCATCCCACTCGCGATCAGCGTCGAGCATGCCCGCAAGGCTGGCCTTTTGCAGCACGCCCATCGCGATCCTTTCGACCGGATGCTGATTGCTCAGGCGCAGGTCGAGGGCATGACGCTAGTCAGCAATGAAACTCTGTTCGACAGCTTTAAGGTGCAGCGGCTCTGGTAA
- a CDS encoding type II toxin-antitoxin system Phd/YefM family antitoxin: MQQVSVREAETQLSRLIEQASHGDDILIVEGGVPIARLSAIRSSRVGRRFGTMAGRARVDEGFFEPLPEDELSAWEG, translated from the coding sequence ATGCAGCAAGTCAGCGTGCGTGAGGCCGAAACTCAGCTCTCCAGGTTGATCGAGCAGGCGAGCCACGGAGATGACATCTTGATCGTGGAGGGCGGCGTGCCGATTGCGCGTCTCAGTGCCATTCGGTCGTCCCGTGTGGGACGCCGGTTTGGAACCATGGCCGGACGAGCACGGGTCGATGAGGGGTTCTTCGAGCCGTTGCCCGAGGATGAGTTGAGCGCTTGGGAGGGATGA
- a CDS encoding transposase encodes MARPLRLEFAGALYHVTARGNERRSIFLGDADGDRAAFLGILGQTCERFNWICHAYCLMTNHYHLLLETPDANLSKGMRQLNGVYTQYVNRAHGRVGHLFQGRFKAILVERERYLLELARYVVLNPVRAGMAGAPGDWPWSSYRATVGEEGSVPAFLETDWVLRAFAERRAEAVAGYRRFVAEGIGAAAPWSGLKGQIYLGSEQFVERMQALIDPKRPLREIPKRQRRALAKPLADYASSFPDRDCAIVEAFRSGAYSMQAIAEHFGVSRMTVSRAVRRHEGVL; translated from the coding sequence ATGGCGAGGCCCCTCCGGCTGGAATTTGCCGGCGCGCTCTATCACGTGACGGCACGCGGCAACGAGCGGCGCAGCATCTTTCTCGGCGACGCCGATGGCGACCGGGCGGCGTTTCTCGGCATCCTGGGACAGACCTGCGAGCGGTTCAACTGGATCTGTCATGCCTATTGCCTGATGACGAACCACTACCATCTGCTGTTGGAGACGCCGGATGCCAATCTCTCCAAGGGCATGCGCCAGCTCAACGGCGTCTATACGCAGTATGTCAACCGCGCCCACGGGCGCGTTGGGCACCTGTTTCAGGGGCGTTTCAAGGCCATCCTGGTGGAGCGTGAGCGTTACCTGCTGGAGCTGGCCCGCTATGTGGTGCTGAATCCCGTCCGCGCCGGAATGGCGGGAGCGCCGGGCGACTGGCCGTGGAGCAGTTACCGTGCGACGGTCGGAGAGGAGGGCTCCGTACCGGCATTCCTGGAGACGGACTGGGTGTTGCGGGCGTTCGCCGAGCGCAGGGCCGAAGCGGTGGCCGGCTACCGGCGGTTCGTCGCCGAAGGCATCGGCGCCGCCGCGCCCTGGTCAGGGCTGAAGGGCCAGATCTACTTGGGCTCCGAGCAATTTGTCGAGCGCATGCAGGCACTGATCGACCCGAAGCGTCCGCTGCGCGAGATCCCGAAGCGCCAGCGCCGCGCCTTGGCCAAGCCGTTGGCCGACTATGCTTCGAGCTTTCCCGACCGCGACTGCGCGATTGTCGAGGCGTTCCGCAGCGGTGCTTACAGCATGCAGGCCATCGCCGAGCATTTCGGCGTCAGCCGCATGACCGTCAGTCGGGCCGTGAGACGTCACGAGGGTGTCCTCTGA
- a CDS encoding ORC-CDC6 family AAA ATPase, whose translation MLRLEDGEACNTWGKLSCVALEKCDECIEEIDNHIASLLPGADATSYNTRLAVSTSFYSFLTAIHKTLNLTCPFFLLIDDFDSLNSEQQEYLFRCAAERNHALICYKFGIMTFGRRTNLAGRGRTYREGDDYDLIELIWLDKGLEGARGEGNYKKTVIEIANKRLESSNWPSDLSFSSLFEDWRRGSELRDLVKAEMREAFDHMPAGRRPNSFQSFYDKQKVSYYFRYLRKNKVEHRYAGQNTIVDISSGIFRQFLEICSHIVSKALDAGWTPAKGKKIGVEIQNDAIKAYSNDMIKSMGETAGDTSSLSHNEHEVNGRHIINLAESLSALFYHRLHSDVKDGEVIAVAIKGTIEEGSFGKTILDIAVRESVLHRRKQDYPAKTPTGVKFPTYVLNRRLVPRKGLGVKLQGRCEIRIQDVELAARDPESFLRNVVFGSRDKGDEGRQGHLGLWAEMDE comes from the coding sequence TTGTTGCGGCTTGAGGATGGGGAGGCTTGCAATACTTGGGGTAAACTCAGTTGCGTCGCTTTGGAGAAATGCGATGAGTGTATTGAGGAAATCGATAATCACATTGCTTCTCTTCTGCCAGGCGCAGATGCAACTTCGTATAATACGCGGCTGGCGGTCTCTACCTCGTTTTATTCTTTCTTGACAGCAATTCATAAGACTTTAAATTTAACTTGTCCTTTCTTTTTGCTGATCGATGACTTCGACTCGTTGAACTCCGAGCAGCAAGAGTATCTATTTCGTTGCGCTGCCGAAAGAAATCATGCGCTCATATGCTATAAATTTGGCATTATGACCTTTGGGCGGAGGACGAATTTGGCAGGGCGAGGTCGAACCTACAGAGAGGGAGATGACTATGATTTAATCGAGCTGATTTGGCTGGACAAGGGGCTTGAAGGAGCCCGTGGAGAAGGGAATTATAAGAAAACAGTGATCGAAATTGCGAACAAACGTCTCGAATCTTCCAATTGGCCAAGCGATCTATCGTTTTCGTCCCTTTTTGAGGATTGGCGGAGGGGTAGTGAGCTTCGCGATTTGGTGAAAGCTGAAATGCGGGAAGCTTTTGATCATATGCCAGCGGGCAGGCGACCGAATAGTTTCCAGAGCTTCTATGACAAGCAAAAGGTTTCGTATTATTTCCGGTATTTGAGAAAGAACAAGGTCGAGCATAGGTATGCTGGCCAGAACACTATTGTTGATATCTCATCGGGAATATTTCGGCAGTTTCTGGAGATTTGCAGTCATATCGTATCGAAGGCTCTCGACGCTGGGTGGACTCCCGCAAAAGGGAAAAAAATTGGGGTGGAAATTCAGAATGACGCGATCAAGGCGTATTCAAACGACATGATTAAGAGCATGGGTGAGACTGCCGGTGATACCAGTTCGCTGTCCCACAATGAACACGAGGTGAATGGAAGGCACATAATAAACTTGGCGGAGAGCCTTTCGGCGTTGTTCTATCATCGGTTGCATTCAGATGTAAAAGACGGTGAAGTCATTGCGGTCGCAATCAAGGGGACTATAGAAGAGGGCTCATTTGGGAAGACGATATTGGATATCGCCGTGAGAGAGTCTGTGCTGCATCGGCGGAAGCAGGACTACCCAGCAAAGACTCCGACCGGAGTGAAATTTCCAACTTACGTTTTGAATCGGAGGCTGGTGCCGCGTAAGGGGCTTGGAGTCAAGCTTCAAGGGCGATGTGAGATCCGCATTCAGGATGTTGAGTTGGCAGCCAGAGACCCGGAGAGTTTCCTACGAAATGTGGTCTTTGGTTCGAGAGACAAGGGAGACGAAGGGAGGCAGGGTCATCTCGGTTTGTGGGCGGAGATGGATGAATGA
- a CDS encoding metallophosphoesterase family protein, with translation MVRILHVSDVHFGISDNAAEQERMLKGISKYFDTNSINLDFLIFSGDLSQRANETELMEGFDWLSRLAAVTCSQILVVPGNHDVDRASAEIDDLRLASPTEDSFNRQKGKIYRSHNHLRPFFDCFEQIQNDNFLNGWRENPFIDCVSVEKQGLPIHFLCLNTAVLSCGNDDERRLCVDMNSINGCLKDFDAETNLIIAVGHHPLDWLADWNAQKLSSTLNQETGPHVYLHGHLHERSGKSAFAATGAGIASFAAGAAYQGAEWEQSFWIIDVDLAKSRLVCQLVEYANDSGTWEKNAKLSKSIPVRLPSVADQGGRIEEVPIERVHVAVQYENPFDSVAANDINPHIIPKLFVDKNNFLNRITNKFDAIVEGQRGTGKTMLLRYLSIDAQHAALESRKADERLRQLEYFGIYCRISTKGFARTDVQVIGDRDRRAALFGERLTLFFVARAVDSLSVLIDENTRIENGLGQFGEN, from the coding sequence ATGGTTCGGATTCTTCATGTTTCAGATGTTCACTTCGGGATCTCAGACAACGCGGCTGAGCAGGAACGTATGCTCAAAGGCATATCGAAGTACTTCGATACCAACAGCATTAACTTGGATTTTCTGATCTTTTCCGGAGACCTCTCACAACGCGCTAACGAAACGGAACTGATGGAGGGATTTGACTGGCTTTCGCGTTTGGCAGCGGTTACTTGTAGCCAGATTTTGGTGGTCCCGGGAAATCATGATGTAGATCGCGCGTCGGCGGAGATTGACGATCTAAGGCTAGCGTCGCCTACGGAAGATTCGTTCAATCGACAGAAAGGGAAGATATATCGCTCTCACAATCATCTTCGGCCGTTCTTCGATTGCTTTGAGCAAATTCAGAATGATAACTTTCTAAATGGATGGCGAGAGAACCCGTTCATCGACTGCGTAAGTGTCGAGAAGCAAGGGTTGCCGATCCATTTTTTATGCTTGAATACAGCTGTTCTTTCCTGTGGCAACGATGATGAAAGAAGACTGTGCGTCGACATGAATAGCATCAATGGTTGTCTGAAAGACTTTGATGCGGAGACAAACTTAATAATTGCTGTAGGGCATCATCCGCTAGATTGGCTTGCGGACTGGAACGCGCAGAAGCTTTCATCGACGCTCAATCAAGAAACGGGTCCGCACGTCTACCTTCACGGACACCTGCATGAACGATCTGGGAAAAGCGCGTTCGCGGCGACTGGTGCTGGTATCGCATCATTTGCAGCAGGCGCAGCCTATCAGGGTGCGGAGTGGGAGCAATCGTTTTGGATTATTGACGTGGACCTGGCGAAGTCTAGGCTGGTGTGTCAGTTGGTTGAATACGCCAACGACTCTGGTACATGGGAGAAGAACGCCAAATTGAGTAAATCGATTCCTGTTCGTTTGCCGTCAGTGGCCGACCAAGGCGGTCGAATAGAAGAGGTCCCGATAGAGAGAGTTCACGTTGCTGTTCAGTATGAGAATCCTTTTGATTCAGTCGCGGCCAACGACATCAATCCACATATAATACCCAAGCTATTTGTAGATAAGAATAATTTCCTGAATAGGATAACAAATAAGTTTGACGCTATAGTAGAGGGTCAGCGAGGCACCGGAAAGACAATGTTATTGCGGTATCTCTCTATTGACGCACAGCATGCAGCGTTGGAATCAAGAAAAGCTGACGAACGTCTAAGGCAGCTCGAATATTTTGGGATCTATTGCAGGATATCAACGAAGGGCTTTGCGCGAACGGATGTTCAGGTTATAGGTGACCGCGATCGACGCGCCGCTCTTTTCGGGGAACGGTTGACCCTGTTTTTCGTTGCTAGAGCCGTCGATAGTCTGTCTGTCTTGATTGACGAGAACACGAGGATAGAGAATGGCTTGGGGCAATTCGGGGAAAATTAA
- a CDS encoding DNA cytosine methyltransferase, translated as MIGIDLFSGAGGMSLGARLAGITPCIVAEHDRHAGETYLHNHGRPSVFFNDDIRKFEKLPITRKSEIVLFGGPPCQGFSTSNQRNRSKSNLNNWLFKEFLRIVSLYMPEWVVFENVKGFVETEGGFFVRMIGEELTGLGYSFAQAILNAVDYGVPQNRQRFFIVASLGERAFEFPQAHRGGAVCVRDAIFDLPELNNGASTCFLPYVAEPTTSYAYSLRGSQIGCTNHLVSRNSSQVLERYAYIPQGANWESIPEKMMGNYKDVRRCHTGIYRRLAEDQPSVVLGNFRKNMLIHPRQNRGLSVREAARLQSFPDWYHFKGSIGFQQQQVGNAVPPLLAKAIFDKIVSA; from the coding sequence GTGATCGGGATAGATTTATTCTCAGGAGCGGGGGGCATGTCGCTGGGCGCAAGACTAGCAGGCATTACCCCTTGTATTGTTGCCGAGCACGACAGGCACGCGGGTGAAACCTATCTTCATAATCACGGACGCCCATCCGTATTCTTCAACGACGATATCCGCAAGTTTGAGAAACTCCCAATTACACGTAAATCCGAGATAGTCCTTTTTGGGGGGCCTCCTTGCCAGGGTTTTTCAACTTCGAATCAGAGGAATAGGTCGAAAAGTAATCTGAACAACTGGCTGTTCAAAGAATTCTTGAGGATCGTTTCACTTTATATGCCTGAATGGGTGGTTTTTGAGAACGTCAAGGGATTCGTCGAAACGGAAGGGGGTTTTTTTGTAAGGATGATCGGCGAGGAACTTACTGGCTTGGGCTACTCTTTCGCACAAGCGATCCTGAATGCTGTTGACTATGGTGTGCCTCAGAACCGGCAGCGTTTTTTTATTGTTGCTTCGCTAGGGGAGAGAGCATTCGAATTTCCTCAAGCCCACCGTGGGGGTGCCGTTTGTGTTCGCGACGCAATATTTGACTTACCGGAACTCAATAATGGTGCATCAACATGCTTCTTACCATATGTGGCGGAGCCGACAACGTCTTACGCGTATTCACTCCGTGGTAGCCAAATAGGGTGTACGAACCACCTCGTGTCAAGAAATAGTTCGCAGGTGCTTGAAAGATACGCGTATATTCCACAGGGAGCCAATTGGGAGAGCATTCCAGAAAAGATGATGGGAAATTACAAAGACGTCCGTCGTTGCCATACAGGAATCTATCGCAGGCTTGCAGAAGATCAGCCCTCCGTCGTTCTTGGAAACTTTCGAAAGAACATGCTTATTCATCCTAGGCAAAACCGAGGACTGTCAGTGCGAGAGGCAGCAAGACTGCAGTCCTTCCCGGACTGGTATCACTTCAAGGGGTCGATAGGATTCCAACAACAACAGGTGGGTAACGCAGTTCCACCACTGCTTGCGAAAGCAATATTTGATAAAATCGTCTCGGCATGA
- a CDS encoding DUF2442 domain-containing protein yields the protein MPIEAASETDRAIGVIPASPWRVKGLSILPDYRRAVTFQDGTSGVADLSAFTSAHDRGIYEPLNDPSYFKQARLEMGVVTWPNGADLNPAWMYEELTRLKTWPASF from the coding sequence ATGCCAATTGAAGCAGCTTCCGAAACGGATCGCGCCATTGGAGTGATTCCGGCCTCTCCTTGGCGCGTGAAGGGATTGTCGATATTGCCGGACTATCGCCGGGCGGTGACATTCCAAGATGGCACCAGCGGCGTCGCAGATCTCTCGGCGTTCACCTCGGCTCATGACCGCGGCATCTACGAACCGCTCAATGATCCGAGCTACTTCAAGCAAGCGCGTCTTGAAATGGGCGTTGTCACCTGGCCGAATGGCGCGGATCTCAACCCGGCTTGGATGTATGAGGAGCTGACGCGGTTGAAAACATGGCCTGCCTCCTTTTAA
- the ltrA gene encoding group II intron reverse transcriptase/maturase: MPGSLLHRTWEVSSVPGADRVGRGRQSRHPAIDADEKSDTLVVPKKLPNKGDNPAEVVEGRGVAEGNAGEAPTHRTQSRDRVSMGLEGVREAARRDRRAQFTALLHHITPTLLEESFHALRRDAAAGVDGVTWTSYEGGLASRLEDLHRRIHTGAYRATPSRRVYIPKADGRLRPLGIAALEDKIVQQAVVTVLNAIYETDFLGFSYGFRPGRSQHQALDALYVAIDTRPVNWVLDADIRSFFDMLDHGWMMRFLEHRIADRRILRLIRNWLKAGVIDEQGRRVPGERGTPQGAVISPLLANIYLHYVHDLWAHQWRRRHARGQVILVRYADDSVYGFQAEVEARGFLADLRERLQRFGLELHPEKTRLIEFGRYAASNRKRQGLGKPETFDFLGFTHICGKTRKGRFAIVRRTVKKRMRATLAAIRGRLREQRHAPIPEQGKWLGRVLRGYFNYHAVPGNLKRLDGFRAEVTRAWRQSLMRRSHKHRMPWSRCNRLARKYLPSVKLAHPYPTVRFAS, from the coding sequence ATGCCGGGAAGCCTTTTGCACAGGACCTGGGAGGTCTCATCCGTACCCGGCGCCGACCGGGTGGGGCGGGGAAGGCAAAGCCGTCATCCCGCCATCGACGCGGATGAGAAGTCGGATACGCTCGTAGTACCGAAGAAGCTGCCGAACAAGGGGGACAACCCCGCGGAGGTGGTGGAGGGAAGGGGCGTAGCCGAGGGGAACGCTGGAGAGGCGCCCACGCACCGGACACAGAGCCGGGATCGCGTGTCGATGGGTCTCGAAGGCGTACGCGAAGCGGCCCGCCGGGATCGGCGGGCACAGTTCACGGCACTGCTGCACCACATCACACCGACGCTACTGGAGGAGAGCTTCCATGCGCTTCGCCGGGACGCGGCGGCGGGGGTGGACGGCGTGACCTGGACCAGCTACGAGGGGGGCCTCGCCAGTCGGCTGGAGGACTTGCACCGGCGGATTCATACCGGTGCCTATCGCGCCACGCCGTCGCGGCGAGTCTACATCCCCAAGGCGGATGGTCGTTTGCGTCCGCTGGGGATTGCCGCCTTGGAAGATAAGATCGTGCAGCAGGCGGTGGTGACCGTCCTCAACGCGATTTATGAAACGGATTTCTTGGGGTTCTCCTATGGCTTTCGACCTGGCAGGAGCCAACACCAAGCGCTGGACGCGCTCTATGTCGCCATCGACACCAGGCCGGTCAACTGGGTCTTGGACGCAGACATCCGTTCGTTCTTCGACATGCTCGATCACGGGTGGATGATGCGATTCCTGGAACACCGGATCGCGGATCGACGGATCCTTCGACTGATCCGCAACTGGCTGAAAGCAGGCGTCATCGACGAACAAGGACGGCGGGTTCCCGGCGAACGGGGTACGCCGCAAGGTGCGGTGATTTCGCCGTTACTGGCGAATATCTACTTGCACTACGTTCACGACCTTTGGGCGCACCAATGGCGCCGGCGGCACGCGCGCGGCCAGGTCATCCTGGTCCGCTATGCCGATGATAGCGTGTATGGATTTCAGGCTGAGGTGGAGGCGCGCGGCTTCCTTGCGGACCTGCGCGAACGCCTTCAGCGCTTCGGTCTGGAACTGCATCCGGAGAAGACGCGGCTGATCGAGTTTGGCCGCTACGCTGCTTCCAACCGGAAACGCCAGGGATTGGGAAAGCCGGAGACGTTTGATTTTCTCGGCTTTACGCACATCTGCGGCAAGACCCGGAAAGGCCGATTCGCGATCGTCAGACGCACCGTCAAAAAGCGGATGCGGGCGACGCTGGCGGCGATCCGGGGGCGACTGAGGGAGCAGCGCCACGCGCCAATTCCGGAGCAAGGAAAATGGCTGGGCCGCGTCCTGCGGGGCTACTTCAACTACCACGCGGTGCCGGGCAATCTCAAACGCCTGGACGGCTTCCGAGCGGAAGTCACCCGCGCCTGGCGTCAGTCTCTCATGCGGCGTAGTCACAAGCACCGGATGCCCTGGTCGAGGTGTAACAGGCTGGCTCGAAAATATCTACCGTCGGTGAAACTGGCTCACCCCTACCCGACGGTTCGCTTCGCGTCATGA